From the Helicobacter pylori genome, one window contains:
- a CDS encoding pseudouridine synthase: protein MEGFSLRINQFLAHYTKHSRREAEKLVLEGRVKINHEHAKLASVVKENDKVFLDKRLIKPLKNKKFSVLVYHKSKGELVSKADPLKRRVIYESLEKKYAHFAPVGRLDFASEGVLLLSDSKAVVSALMHANLEKEYLVKIQGFVTREMENAMQEGLKLKNATKGAHQKTPIKSMEFAPFVGYEIIKNHAKHSKLRVIINEGKNRELRRFFAFFNAGVLDLRRVRYGFVNLNALPVGKMRFLNRQEYNQLHAFMANRANTKGD, encoded by the coding sequence GTGGAGGGATTTAGCTTGAGGATCAACCAATTTTTAGCCCATTACACCAAGCATTCCAGAAGAGAAGCTGAAAAATTGGTTTTAGAAGGGCGGGTGAAAATCAACCATGAGCATGCCAAACTCGCTAGCGTGGTTAAAGAAAACGACAAGGTGTTTTTAGACAAACGACTCATCAAGCCTTTAAAAAACAAAAAATTCAGCGTGCTAGTCTATCATAAGTCAAAGGGCGAATTAGTGAGCAAAGCCGATCCCTTAAAACGGCGCGTGATTTATGAAAGCTTGGAGAAAAAATACGCCCATTTTGCGCCGGTGGGGCGTTTGGATTTTGCGAGCGAGGGGGTGCTACTCTTAAGCGATAGTAAGGCGGTGGTGAGCGCTTTAATGCATGCGAATTTAGAAAAAGAGTATCTTGTTAAAATTCAAGGCTTTGTTACACGAGAGATGGAAAACGCCATGCAAGAGGGCTTGAAATTAAAAAACGCTACTAAGGGAGCGCACCAAAAAACCCCCATTAAAAGCATGGAATTTGCCCCCTTTGTTGGTTATGAAATCATCAAAAACCATGCCAAACACTCTAAACTGAGAGTCATTATTAATGAGGGGAAAAATAGAGAACTGAGGCGTTTTTTTGCGTTTTTTAACGCTGGGGTGTTGGATTTAAGGCGCGTTCGTTATGGTTTTGTGAATTTGAATGCCTTGCCGGTAGGGAAAATGCGTTTTTTAAACCGCCAAGAATACAACCAATTGCATGCGTTTATGGCTAATAGGGCTAATACTAAAGGGGATTAG
- a CDS encoding thioredoxin family protein translates to MLEVINGKNYAEKTAHQAVVVNVGASWCPDCRKIEPIMENLAKTYKGKVEFFKVSFDESQDLKESLGIRKIPTLIFYKNAKEVGERLVEPSSQKPIEDALKALL, encoded by the coding sequence ATGTTAGAAGTGATTAACGGAAAGAATTACGCAGAAAAAACCGCTCATCAAGCGGTAGTGGTTAATGTGGGGGCGAGTTGGTGCCCGGATTGCAGGAAGATTGAGCCGATCATGGAAAATTTAGCCAAAACCTACAAAGGCAAGGTGGAATTTTTTAAGGTTTCTTTTGATGAAAGCCAGGATCTCAAAGAGAGCTTAGGCATCCGCAAGATCCCTACTTTGATTTTTTACAAAAACGCCAAAGAAGTGGGTGAAAGGCTTGTAGAACCTAGCTCTCAAAAACCGATTGAAGACGCCTTAAAAGCATTATTATAA
- the lpoB gene encoding penicillin-binding protein activator LpoB, translated as MVLKTKLKIISSVILSTLLWVGCSSEMATYQNVNDATKNTTASINSTDLLLTANAMLDSMFSDPNFEQLKGKHLIEVSDVINDTTQPNLDMNLLTTEIARQLRLRSNGRFNITRASGGSGIEADSRMVKQREKERESEEYNQDTTVEKGTLKAADLSLSGKVSSIAASISSSRQRLDYDFTLSLTNRKTGEEVWSDVKPIVKNASNKRMF; from the coding sequence ATGGTATTGAAAACAAAATTAAAAATTATAAGCTCGGTGATTTTGAGTACTTTATTGTGGGTGGGTTGCTCAAGCGAAATGGCAACTTATCAAAATGTGAATGATGCCACTAAAAATACGACTGCAAGTATCAATAGCACGGATTTATTGCTAACCGCTAACGCCATGTTAGATTCCATGTTTAGCGACCCTAATTTTGAGCAACTCAAGGGCAAGCATTTGATTGAAGTTTCAGATGTGATTAACGACACCACTCAGCCCAATTTGGACATGAATCTTTTGACGACCGAAATCGCGCGGCAGTTGCGGTTGCGATCTAATGGGAGGTTCAATATCACAAGGGCGAGTGGAGGGAGTGGTATTGAAGCAGACAGCAGAATGGTGAAACAGCGCGAAAAAGAACGAGAGAGCGAAGAGTATAATCAAGACACCACTGTAGAAAAAGGCACTTTAAAAGCCGCTGATTTATCTTTAAGTGGTAAAGTATCCAGTATCGCAGCCTCTATTAGTAGTTCTAGGCAACGCTTAGACTACGACTTCACCCTAAGCCTTACCAATAGGAAAACGGGTGAAGAGGTATGGAGCGATGTTAAGCCTATTGTGAAAAATGCTAGCAATAAGCGTATGTTTTAA
- a CDS encoding LPP20 family lipoprotein, which translates to MKNQVKKILGMSVIAAMVIVGCSHAPKSGISKSNKAYKEATKGAPDWVVGDLEKVAKYEKYSGVFLGRAEDLITNNDVDYSTNQATAKARANLAANLKSTLQKDLENEKTRTVDASGKRSISGTDTEKISQLVDKELIASKMLARYVGKDRVFVLVGLDKQIVDKVREELGMVKK; encoded by the coding sequence ATGAAAAATCAAGTTAAAAAAATTTTAGGGATGAGTGTGATAGCAGCGATGGTGATCGTAGGTTGTAGCCATGCCCCAAAATCAGGTATCAGTAAAAGCAATAAGGCATACAAAGAAGCGACTAAAGGTGCTCCTGATTGGGTTGTAGGGGATTTGGAAAAAGTGGCGAAGTATGAAAAATATTCAGGGGTCTTTTTAGGAAGGGCTGAAGATTTGATCACCAATAACGATGTGGATTATTCTACGAATCAGGCTACAGCGAAAGCCAGGGCTAATTTAGCGGCGAATCTAAAATCCACTTTACAAAAAGATTTGGAAAATGAAAAAACCAGAACGGTAGACGCTTCTGGTAAAAGGTCCATCAGCGGCACTGATACTGAAAAAATTTCTCAATTAGTGGATAAGGAATTGATCGCTTCTAAAATGCTCGCCCGCTATGTCGGTAAAGATAGGGTTTTTGTTTTAGTGGGCTTGGATAAGCAAATTGTGGATAAAGTGCGCGAAGAGTTAGGCATGGTTAAAAAGTAG
- a CDS encoding LPP20 family lipoprotein produces MKKIILACLVAFVGANLSAEPKWYSKAYNKTNTQKGYLYGSGSATSKEASKQKALADLVASISVVVNSQIHIQKSRVDNKLKSSDSQTINLKTDDLELNNVEIVNQEAQKGIYYTRVRINQNLFLQGLRDKYNALYGQFSTLMPKVCKGVFLQQSKSMGDLLAKAAPMERILKAYSVPVSSLENYEKIYYQNAFKPKVRIAFDDNSDAEIKNALMSAYARVLTPSDEEKLYQIKNEVFTDSANGITRIRVVVSASDCQGTPVLNRSLEVDEKNKNFAITRLQSLLYKELKDYANKEGQGNTGL; encoded by the coding sequence ATGAAAAAGATTATTCTTGCATGCCTTGTGGCTTTTGTGGGTGCCAATTTAAGCGCAGAGCCTAAGTGGTATAGCAAGGCCTATAACAAAACAAACACCCAAAAAGGCTATCTTTATGGGAGTGGTTCAGCCACTTCTAAAGAGGCTTCTAAACAAAAAGCGTTAGCGGATTTAGTGGCGTCTATTAGCGTGGTGGTCAATTCACAAATCCATATTCAAAAAAGTCGTGTGGATAATAAGTTAAAATCCAGCGATTCACAAACGATCAACTTAAAAACCGATGACTTGGAATTGAATAATGTAGAAATTGTCAATCAAGAAGCACAAAAAGGGATCTACTACACCAGAGTAAGGATTAACCAAAACTTGTTTTTGCAAGGTTTAAGGGATAAGTATAACGCTCTTTATGGGCAGTTTTCCACCTTAATGCCTAAGGTTTGTAAAGGGGTTTTTTTACAGCAATCTAAGAGCATGGGGGATTTATTGGCTAAAGCGGCGCCTATGGAAAGGATTTTAAAAGCGTATTCTGTCCCGGTGAGTTCTCTAGAAAATTATGAAAAAATCTACTATCAAAACGCTTTCAAACCTAAAGTGCGAATCGCTTTTGATGATAACAGCGACGCAGAGATTAAAAACGCTCTCATGAGCGCTTACGCCAGAGTGCTAACCCCTAGCGATGAAGAAAAGCTCTATCAAATCAAAAATGAAGTTTTCACAGACAGTGCTAATGGCATCACACGCATTAGAGTGGTTGTTAGCGCGAGCGATTGTCAAGGCACGCCCGTATTGAATAGAAGCCTTGAAGTGGATGAAAAGAATAAGAATTTTGCTATCACGCGCTTGCAATCTTTGCTTTATAAAGAATTGAAAGATTACGCTAATAAAGAAGGGCAGGGCAATACGGGGCTATAA
- a CDS encoding outer membrane beta-barrel protein, with translation MLKLASKTICLSLISSFTAMEAFQKHQKDGFFIEAGFETGLLQGTQTQEQTIATTQEKPKPKPKPKPITPQSTYGKYYISQSTILKNATELFAEDNITNLTFYSSTPVYVTAYNQESAEEAGYGNNSLIMIQNFLPYNLNNIELSYTDDQGNVVSLGVIETIPKQSQIILPASLFNDPQLNADGFQQLQTNTTRFSDASTQNLFDKLSRVTTNLQMTYINYNQFSSGNGSGSKPPCPPYENQENCVAKVPPFTSQDAKNLTNLMLNMMAVFDSKSWEDAVLNAPFQFSDNNLSAPCYSDYLTCVNPYNDGLVDPKLIAKNKGDEYNIENGQTGSVILTPQDVIYSYRVANNIYVNLLPTRGGDLGLGSQYGGPNGPGDDGTNFGALGILSPFLDPEILFGKDLNKVAIMQLRDIIHEYGHTLGYTHNGNMTYQRVRMCEENNRPEERCQGGRIEQVDGKEVQVFENGHEVRDTDGSTYDVCSRFKDKPYTAGSYPNSIYTDCSQVPAGLIGVTSAVWQQLIDQNALPVDFTNLSSQTNYLNASLNTQDFATTMLSAISQSLSSSKSSATTYRTSKTSRPFGAPLLGVNLKMGYQKYFNDYLGLSSYGIIKYNYAQANNEKIQQLSYGVGMDVLFDFITNYTNEKNPKNNLTKRVFTSSLGVFGGLRGLYNSYYLLNQYKGSGNLNVTGGLNYRYKHSKYSIGISVPLVQLKSRIVSSDGAYTNSITLNEGGSHFKVFFNYGWIF, from the coding sequence ATGTTAAAACTCGCCAGTAAAACGATTTGTTTGTCCCTAATCAGCTCATTCACCGCTATGGAAGCCTTTCAAAAACACCAAAAAGACGGCTTTTTCATAGAAGCCGGGTTTGAAACCGGGCTATTACAAGGCACACAAACTCAAGAACAAACCATCGCCACCACTCAAGAAAAACCCAAACCTAAACCCAAACCAAAACCCATTACCCCTCAAAGCACCTATGGGAAATACTACATCTCCCAAAGCACCATTTTAAAGAATGCGACTGAGTTGTTTGCAGAGGATAATATCACCAACTTAACCTTTTACTCTTCAACCCCTGTGTATGTAACCGCTTATAACCAAGAAAGCGCTGAGGAAGCAGGCTATGGTAATAACAGCTTGATTATGATACAAAACTTCCTGCCTTATAACTTGAACAACATTGAGCTGAGTTACACGGACGATCAAGGCAATGTAGTCAGTTTGGGCGTGATAGAGACTATCCCTAAACAATCTCAAATCATTCTGCCTGCAAGCTTGTTTAACGATCCGCAACTTAACGCTGATGGCTTCCAGCAACTCCAAACCAACACCACACGATTTTCTGATGCCAGCACGCAGAATCTGTTTGATAAGCTCAGTAGGGTTACAACCAATCTTCAAATGACTTATATCAATTACAACCAATTTTCTAGCGGTAACGGCAGTGGCTCTAAACCCCCATGCCCTCCATACGAAAATCAAGAAAATTGCGTGGCTAAAGTGCCGCCTTTCACCTCTCAAGACGCTAAAAATTTGACCAATTTAATGCTGAACATGATGGCGGTGTTTGATTCTAAATCTTGGGAAGACGCCGTCTTAAACGCTCCTTTCCAATTTAGCGACAACAACCTTTCAGCGCCATGTTATTCTGATTACCTTACATGCGTGAATCCTTACAACGATGGGCTTGTTGATCCTAAATTGATCGCTAAAAATAAAGGAGATGAATACAATATAGAAAACGGGCAAACAGGCTCAGTGATATTGACGCCGCAAGATGTTATCTATAGCTATAGAGTCGCTAATAATATTTATGTGAATCTCTTGCCCACAAGAGGAGGGGATTTAGGGTTAGGGTCTCAATATGGTGGCCCGAATGGCCCAGGCGATGATGGCACCAATTTTGGCGCTTTAGGGATATTGTCCCCTTTCTTGGATCCTGAAATACTGTTTGGCAAAGATTTGAATAAAGTCGCCATCATGCAATTAAGAGACATCATCCATGAATACGGGCATACTTTAGGCTATACGCATAACGGGAACATGACTTATCAAAGAGTGCGCATGTGCGAAGAAAACAATAGGCCAGAAGAGCGCTGTCAGGGCGGGAGGATAGAGCAAGTGGATGGGAAAGAAGTGCAAGTGTTTGAGAACGGGCATGAAGTGCGAGACACCGATGGTTCTACCTATGATGTGTGTTCTCGTTTTAAAGATAAGCCCTATACAGCGGGCAGCTATCCTAATTCCATCTATACCGATTGCTCTCAAGTCCCCGCCGGGCTTATAGGCGTTACCAGCGCTGTTTGGCAACAACTCATTGATCAAAACGCCCTACCGGTGGATTTTACTAATTTGAGCAGCCAAACCAACTATTTAAACGCCAGCTTGAACACGCAAGACTTTGCGACCACCATGCTTAGCGCGATCAGTCAAAGCCTTTCATCTTCTAAATCTAGCGCTACCACCTATCGCACTTCAAAAACCTCACGGCCCTTTGGAGCCCCCTTATTGGGCGTTAATCTTAAAATGGGCTATCAAAAATATTTTAATGATTATCTAGGGTTGTCTTCTTATGGCATCATCAAATACAACTACGCTCAAGCCAATAACGAAAAAATCCAGCAATTAAGCTATGGTGTGGGAATGGATGTGCTGTTTGATTTCATCACCAATTACACTAACGAAAAGAACCCTAAAAACAATCTAACCAAGAGGGTTTTCACTTCCTCTCTTGGGGTGTTTGGGGGGTTAAGGGGCTTATACAATAGCTATTATTTGCTGAACCAATACAAAGGGAGCGGTAATTTAAATGTGACCGGTGGGTTGAATTACCGCTACAAGCATTCTAAATATTCTATAGGCATTAGCGTTCCTTTAGTCCAATTGAAATCTAGGATCGTTTCTAGCGATGGCGCTTATACCAATTCTATCACCCTCAATGAAGGGGGCAGTCATTTTAAAGTGTTTTTTAATTACGGGTGGATTTTTTAG
- the mnmE gene encoding tRNA uridine-5-carboxymethylaminomethyl(34) synthesis GTPase MnmE produces the protein MNDTIAAIATPLGKGAISIIKISGHNALNILKQLTQKQDFTPRYAYVCDIFSNGVLLDKALVIYFKAPYSFTGEDVCEIQCHGSPLLAQNILQACLNLGSRLAKAGEFSKKAFLNHKMDLSEIEASVQLILCEDESVLNALARQLKGELKIFIEEARNNLLKLLASSEVLIDYSEEDIPSDFLKEVSFNLERQIASFKDLLDFSNAQKQRNKGHALSIVGKPNAGKSSLLNAMLLEERALVSDIKGTTRDTIEEVIELKGHKVRLIDTAGIRESADEIERLGIEKSLKSLENCDIILGVFDLSKPLEKEDFNLMDTLNRAKKPCIVVLNKNDLAPKLELEILKSYLKIPYSILETNTLNSKACLKDLSQKISGFFPKLDTQNKLLLTSLAQTTALENAITELQNAKSHLDTLELFSYHILSAIENLNLLTRPYETSQMLDSMFSEFCLGK, from the coding sequence ATGAATGACACCATCGCCGCTATCGCTACCCCTTTAGGCAAGGGAGCGATTAGCATCATTAAAATCAGCGGCCATAACGCCCTAAACATTCTCAAACAACTCACCCAAAAACAAGACTTCACCCCCAGATACGCTTACGTGTGCGATATTTTTTCTAATGGCGTTTTATTAGACAAAGCGTTAGTGATTTATTTCAAAGCCCCCTATAGTTTCACCGGTGAAGATGTGTGCGAAATCCAATGCCATGGAAGCCCCCTTTTAGCGCAAAATATCTTACAAGCTTGCTTGAATTTAGGATCTAGGCTCGCTAAAGCGGGGGAATTTAGCAAAAAAGCCTTTTTAAACCATAAAATGGATTTGAGCGAGATTGAAGCGAGCGTTCAGCTCATCCTTTGTGAAGATGAAAGCGTTTTAAACGCTCTAGCCAGGCAGCTTAAAGGGGAGTTGAAAATTTTTATTGAAGAGGCCAGGAATAATCTTTTAAAGCTTTTGGCGAGCTCAGAAGTTTTGATTGATTATAGCGAAGAAGACATCCCTAGCGATTTTTTAAAGGAAGTGTCTTTTAATTTAGAAAGACAAATCGCCTCTTTTAAGGATTTATTGGATTTTTCTAACGCGCAAAAACAAAGGAATAAGGGGCATGCCTTAAGCATTGTTGGCAAACCCAATGCCGGTAAAAGCTCCCTGTTAAACGCCATGCTTTTAGAAGAAAGGGCTTTGGTGAGCGATATTAAAGGCACGACAAGAGACACTATAGAAGAAGTCATTGAACTAAAAGGGCATAAGGTGCGCTTGATTGATACGGCTGGTATTAGAGAGAGCGCGGATGAAATAGAGCGTTTAGGGATTGAAAAAAGCCTTAAAAGTTTAGAAAATTGCGACATTATTTTAGGCGTGTTTGATCTTTCTAAACCCCTAGAAAAAGAAGATTTTAACCTTATGGACACCCTTAATCGCGCCAAAAAGCCTTGTATTGTCGTTTTGAATAAAAACGATTTAGCCCCCAAACTAGAGCTTGAAATTTTAAAATCTTATCTTAAAATCCCTTATTCTATCCTAGAGACCAACACCCTAAATTCCAAGGCTTGCTTGAAAGATTTGAGCCAAAAAATCAGTGGGTTTTTCCCCAAACTAGACACCCAAAACAAGCTCTTGCTCACTTCCCTAGCCCAAACAACCGCCCTAGAAAACGCCATTACTGAATTGCAAAACGCTAAAAGCCATTTAGACACTTTAGAGCTTTTTTCTTATCATATTTTAAGCGCGATAGAAAACTTGAACTTGCTCACCCGCCCTTATGAAACCAGCCAGATGCTTGATAGCATGTTCAGCGAATTTTGCTTAGGCAAATGA